A stretch of the uncultured Desulfobacter sp. genome encodes the following:
- a CDS encoding GAF domain-containing protein, translating into MNINSHLLGDHLISLGIITEAQLGEVLALQARIDGQPEVGPESNPAEFITKTREKENASSMLGQLLLEKNYITRDILDPVLAMQNRQVRELRMLSSEKLALVIQIGFLINSTQSLVGVLSLIMKYANIVTDTQASTLMLLDESTGELVFSVPTGPRADNLKDIRIPKEKGVAGWVLENQQYVLLEDVKNDPRFYPGIDALTGLETRSLLCVPIRSKRKKIGVLEVINKNWGRKFTDDDALLLSLFSQQAAIAIENALLFDRLKNNR; encoded by the coding sequence ATGAATATTAATTCACATCTTTTAGGGGATCATCTTATCAGTCTGGGCATTATTACGGAAGCGCAACTTGGGGAAGTCCTTGCCCTTCAGGCTCGGATTGACGGTCAGCCTGAGGTGGGACCGGAAAGCAATCCGGCTGAGTTCATCACAAAAACCAGGGAAAAGGAGAATGCATCCTCCATGCTGGGTCAGCTTCTCCTGGAAAAAAATTATATCACCCGTGATATTCTGGATCCGGTTCTAGCAATGCAGAACCGCCAGGTCCGGGAGTTGAGGATGTTAAGCAGCGAGAAACTGGCCCTGGTCATACAGATCGGCTTTCTGATCAACTCCACCCAGAGTCTGGTGGGTGTCCTGTCTTTGATCATGAAATATGCCAATATTGTCACCGACACCCAGGCCAGCACCCTCATGCTGCTGGATGAAAGTACCGGGGAACTTGTATTTTCCGTCCCCACAGGCCCTAGAGCCGACAATCTTAAAGATATCCGCATCCCAAAAGAAAAGGGGGTGGCCGGATGGGTTCTGGAAAACCAGCAGTATGTGCTGCTTGAAGATGTAAAAAACGACCCGCGTTTTTATCCGGGAATTGATGCGTTGACAGGGCTTGAGACCCGTTCTCTGCTTTGTGTTCCCATACGTTCCAAGCGTAAAAAGATTGGTGTGTTGGAGGTGATCAACAAAAACTGGGGAAGAAAATTTACAGACGACGATGCACTGCTTTTGAGTCTGTTTTCCCAGCAGGCCGCCATTGCCATTGAAAATGCACTGCTTTTTGATCGCCTGAAAAACAACCGGTAG
- a CDS encoding OmpA family protein, with amino-acid sequence MLNINCMGRVQSVIMNIVLFLGVVMFYGCGTKTTVVLLPEPDGTVGQVTVSGQDQSRRVLGKAFESASVGKPGEAVRDLGIMDGDRVEKIFGRALASQPEMVKVFILYFQSGETLLTPESEALVDDILNTIRQRNSTDISVVGHTDRVGNADENYELAKKRSGVIARILMDKGVDPDLIEITSHGEANPIVPTPDEVAEPRNRRVEVMIR; translated from the coding sequence ATGTTAAACATAAACTGCATGGGCCGGGTTCAGTCCGTCATCATGAATATTGTCCTGTTTTTGGGTGTTGTCATGTTTTACGGATGCGGAACAAAAACTACCGTTGTGCTGCTTCCCGAACCGGATGGTACCGTGGGACAGGTAACGGTGTCAGGTCAGGACCAAAGCCGCCGGGTACTGGGCAAGGCATTTGAAAGTGCAAGTGTGGGGAAGCCCGGGGAGGCGGTTCGGGATCTGGGTATCATGGATGGCGATCGTGTTGAGAAAATATTTGGCCGAGCCCTGGCGTCCCAGCCGGAAATGGTAAAGGTGTTTATCCTTTATTTTCAAAGCGGAGAAACATTACTTACCCCTGAATCCGAAGCCCTTGTCGATGATATCCTGAACACAATTAGGCAACGTAACTCCACAGATATAAGCGTTGTGGGCCACACGGACCGGGTGGGCAATGCAGATGAAAATTATGAACTGGCCAAAAAGCGATCGGGTGTCATCGCCCGGATTCTTATGGACAAAGGGGTGGACCCCGACCTGATCGAAATCACCTCCCACGGAGAAGCCAACCCCATAGTCCCCACGCCGGATGAGGTGGCTGAACCCAGAAACAGGCGGGTTGAAGTAATGATCCGGTGA
- a CDS encoding FecR domain-containing protein, with protein MDKKMYLVLMAMLTVLTGFTQCGAQEAITHVAIVKTLSGQVWIQRGEQRMPAVLEMPLMVGDALETGADAAVGIIFKDNSLLSLGPDSKFTIREFAFEPTKEKFTLIGSVVRGTLTYLSGLINKLKPEAVEFRTPSAAISVRGTHIAIEVKEGS; from the coding sequence GTGGATAAAAAAATGTACCTGGTGCTTATGGCAATGTTGACGGTTTTGACGGGTTTTACCCAATGCGGTGCGCAAGAGGCCATAACTCATGTTGCCATTGTAAAAACACTGAGCGGCCAGGTATGGATCCAAAGGGGGGAACAGCGGATGCCCGCGGTCCTTGAAATGCCGCTGATGGTCGGAGACGCACTGGAGACCGGCGCCGATGCAGCCGTCGGCATTATATTTAAGGACAACAGCCTGTTGTCTCTGGGACCTGACAGCAAGTTCACCATCCGTGAATTTGCCTTTGAGCCGACAAAGGAAAAATTCACATTAATAGGATCTGTTGTGCGGGGTACCCTGACCTATCTTTCCGGCCTGATCAATAAGCTGAAACCCGAGGCTGTGGAATTCAGGACCCCCTCTGCCGCCATCTCCGTCAGGGGAACCCATATTGCAATTGAAGTAAAAGAAGGGTCTTAA
- a CDS encoding adenylate/guanylate cyclase domain-containing protein: MLKTIRKKIMALSGHVGLTGIVLILLFSMIRLFVANLFTAYDLSCYDLFLTHHHTRGKSDVPVIVDIDEQSLERYGQWPWPRYKIAELIGRISGADPLAVGLDILFPEADRTSPVHLNAFFKEEFNLEIDFHRLPEKYHDHDRLLAETLNETPTVLGFYCRFDSSTAPPGMPGELKHLPYRILAGQASSRTRTDPLPAGLQAGLTRRFNATHVIAPLPPLAAAAKNLGFINAMPGPDGILRRMPMLIEYRGTLYPSLSLALIQLVYKCTEMTIQPTAEGADLHFQGKQPLRIPLDSSGQMLIHFRGKAGSYPSYSAARVLSPQFKTNVFKEKIVLIGSSAGGLKDMHATPFDPDFIGVEAHTAAIDTVMSRDFLFFPSYSALIQCVIFAGTGILMTGWLSRYRAGSGLLVFTALALGILGASSYWFTRTGQFISPVSTLVFGTILFIVLTLLKYAVAEKEKRYLKKAFSKFVAKPIVDQVTASPERLNLSGEDKSVSILFADIRQFTTLSETLSPEQSTRLLQAYFTPMTRIITRHSGTLDKFIGDGIMAFWNAPLDIPDHRAQAFQAAVDMLNALGNLNDTFAKEYGFTLNIGIGLHTGRVRVGNMGTTDLFNYTIIGDNVNVASRLENLSKFYGVRIIFSEDMKTNVPRTHQIQELDLVRIRGRQEPLRIYGLFTGKFMADSDKHIAAYYRALGLYREQKFDRALEIFKQFRQKRVDRKLYQIYRQRCEYYLTHPPGKSWDGIFTHQQK, from the coding sequence ATGCTGAAAACGATTCGTAAAAAAATAATGGCTCTCTCCGGTCATGTCGGCCTTACCGGAATAGTCTTAATCCTGCTGTTTTCAATGATTCGGCTGTTTGTTGCCAATCTTTTTACGGCATATGATTTGAGCTGCTATGACTTGTTTTTAACCCACCATCACACCCGGGGAAAAAGTGATGTACCGGTCATCGTGGATATTGATGAACAAAGCCTTGAACGTTACGGTCAATGGCCCTGGCCCCGGTACAAAATAGCAGAGCTGATCGGCAGGATATCCGGGGCGGACCCTCTGGCAGTGGGGTTGGATATCCTTTTTCCCGAAGCGGACAGGACGTCTCCTGTTCATTTAAACGCATTCTTTAAAGAAGAGTTCAATTTGGAGATTGATTTCCATAGGCTGCCTGAAAAATACCATGATCATGACCGGCTGTTGGCCGAGACCTTAAATGAGACACCGACCGTACTTGGGTTTTACTGCCGGTTTGATTCGTCCACTGCGCCACCCGGCATGCCGGGGGAATTAAAACATCTGCCCTATCGTATTCTGGCCGGCCAAGCATCTTCAAGGACTAGGACAGACCCGTTACCAGCAGGGCTGCAGGCCGGATTAACCAGGAGATTTAACGCAACCCATGTCATTGCGCCACTGCCCCCTCTTGCCGCTGCCGCAAAGAATTTAGGATTTATAAACGCCATGCCCGGGCCCGACGGCATTCTTCGCCGCATGCCCATGCTCATTGAATACCGGGGTACATTGTACCCGTCTCTGTCCCTCGCGCTGATCCAGCTTGTTTACAAATGTACAGAGATGACCATTCAACCCACCGCTGAAGGGGCTGATCTTCATTTCCAGGGAAAACAGCCCTTACGCATCCCTCTTGATTCATCGGGGCAGATGTTGATTCATTTTAGAGGCAAGGCCGGGTCCTATCCCTCTTATTCGGCCGCCCGGGTATTGAGCCCCCAATTTAAGACAAATGTTTTTAAAGAAAAAATTGTACTTATCGGTTCTTCCGCCGGCGGGTTAAAGGATATGCATGCCACCCCCTTTGATCCCGATTTTATCGGTGTTGAAGCCCATACCGCCGCCATCGATACGGTGATGAGCCGGGATTTTCTTTTTTTCCCATCCTATTCAGCATTGATTCAATGCGTGATTTTTGCCGGAACCGGCATACTGATGACCGGTTGGCTGTCACGGTATCGGGCCGGTTCCGGGTTGCTGGTTTTCACCGCTCTTGCGTTGGGTATCCTCGGTGCAAGCAGCTATTGGTTCACGCGCACCGGTCAGTTTATCTCACCAGTCAGCACGCTTGTTTTCGGCACCATTCTTTTTATCGTCCTGACACTTCTAAAATATGCGGTGGCCGAAAAAGAGAAACGATATTTAAAGAAAGCGTTTTCCAAATTTGTGGCCAAACCCATTGTGGATCAGGTGACGGCATCTCCGGAACGATTGAACCTGAGCGGGGAGGATAAATCAGTCAGCATCCTTTTTGCGGATATCAGGCAGTTTACAACCTTATCTGAAACCCTTTCCCCCGAACAGAGCACCCGGCTGCTCCAGGCGTATTTCACACCCATGACCCGGATCATCACCCGGCACAGCGGTACCCTGGATAAATTTATCGGAGACGGTATCATGGCATTCTGGAATGCGCCCCTGGATATCCCTGACCACAGGGCGCAGGCCTTTCAGGCTGCCGTGGATATGCTCAACGCTCTGGGAAACCTTAACGACACCTTTGCAAAAGAATACGGATTTACCCTAAATATCGGTATTGGGCTTCACACCGGCCGGGTCCGGGTCGGCAACATGGGAACAACAGATCTGTTTAATTACACCATTATCGGTGATAACGTGAACGTCGCGTCCAGGCTTGAAAATTTGAGCAAATTTTATGGGGTGAGGATTATTTTCAGTGAAGATATGAAGACCAATGTTCCCCGGACCCACCAGATCCAGGAACTGGATCTGGTCCGCATCAGGGGAAGACAGGAACCGTTGAGGATATACGGTCTGTTTACCGGAAAATTTATGGCCGATTCGGATAAACACATTGCGGCCTATTATCGTGCTTTAGGGCTGTACCGGGAACAGAAATTTGATAGGGCGCTTGAAATTTTTAAACAGTTCAGGCAGAAACGAGTGGATAGAAAATTGTATCAAATTTACCGACAACGCTGTGAATATTATTTGACCCATCCACCGGGAAAGAGCTGGGACGGTATCTTCACCCACCAACAAAAATAA
- a CDS encoding 4Fe-4S cluster-binding domain-containing protein yields the protein MLKGVHFLLSMTCNYECDHCFLYCSPRTRGTFTSEQLSDVFRQMDKIDSINSVFFEGGEPFLFYPVLLQGLKLAAQRGYSRGVVSNGYWANSKEDALLWLGPLAEIGLDNLSVSDDSLHHGTEQGVRMKWVKNGADALGLSSGAICLEPPDPDRAGQSVNERGEPIVGGDIRFRGRAVDKLVKGLARHDGSDFNQCPDEDFANPGRVHLDPFGNVHLCQGIIMGNIWETPLDELIREYDVDSHPICSHLQKGGPLKLALEYGYSSQDGFVDPCHMCYETRKSILNDYPEYLGPDMVYGR from the coding sequence ATGCTCAAAGGTGTACACTTTTTATTGTCTATGACCTGCAATTATGAATGCGATCATTGTTTTTTATACTGCAGCCCCAGGACTCGGGGAACGTTCACAAGCGAACAGCTTTCCGACGTTTTCAGGCAGATGGACAAAATTGACAGCATAAACAGTGTTTTTTTTGAGGGCGGCGAACCTTTTTTATTTTACCCTGTTTTATTGCAGGGGTTGAAGCTTGCTGCCCAAAGAGGCTACAGCCGTGGTGTGGTAAGCAACGGCTACTGGGCAAACAGCAAAGAAGATGCGCTGCTGTGGCTTGGGCCTTTGGCCGAGATCGGCCTGGATAATTTAAGCGTCAGCGATGATTCACTGCATCACGGCACTGAGCAGGGCGTTCGAATGAAATGGGTTAAAAACGGAGCTGATGCGCTTGGGCTGTCTTCGGGGGCGATATGTCTGGAACCGCCTGACCCGGACAGGGCCGGCCAGTCTGTAAATGAACGGGGCGAGCCCATTGTCGGCGGAGATATCAGATTTCGGGGAAGGGCTGTGGATAAGCTTGTCAAAGGGCTTGCCAGGCATGACGGGTCCGATTTCAACCAATGTCCTGACGAAGATTTTGCAAATCCCGGAAGAGTTCATCTGGACCCGTTCGGCAATGTCCACCTTTGCCAGGGGATCATAATGGGTAATATCTGGGAAACCCCTCTCGATGAGTTAATCAGGGAATATGATGTGGACAGCCATCCCATTTGTTCCCATCTGCAAAAGGGTGGACCTTTAAAGCTTGCTTTGGAATATGGTTACAGCAGTCAAGACGGTTTTGTGGATCCCTGTCATATGTGCTATGAGACAAGAAAAAGCATATTGAATGATTACCCGGAATATCTTGGTCCTGACATGGTATACGGCCGGTAA